The DNA sequence aagttgttttttttattcagtaaaaGTCCCAGTAGTctggaatattgaaaaaattgtcatattttaaacaaaaaaaatcaaaagaagcaTGCGTGAGGATCAAAACActcaaaaaaagagaacaatatAAACAATcggaaatataaaaaagatgaGGAAAGGCATATTGTGTAATATTAGAAACGCAACAGGGGATCCAGAAAAATGACAGAAGTCATAACAGAGAAAACAACAATGACCTgatagagataaaaaaaaaaaaaaaaaaaaaaaaaatggaaaccgAACTTGGTTCTTTAACATTTTTAGAGGTGTCAAACGAGCGAGATCTTTGAGCTGCATCAGAAAAAGTATTCAGCACAACAAACAAGTAATATACTCCCAAGTGACTAGAACTTGATCCTACTGACGACAGACCGAGAGGACACTTACTATCATTTCAATTACCAATATTATAATGAGATTAATTCAAACGAGAGACAAAAGATGAAGCACATGTAAGGGCTTTGGAAGACCGCCGCGGAGCTAAAGAAAAGTGAAAGATGTAATAAAAGAATATGCAGGGATTCACAGTGAAATAATGGTTAAGTTGCTGAGAGATGAGTTTCCTGAATAAAATTTATAGCTTTATCGTAAACATTTGGAAGTAGTTTCTAAGAAGAGGAAGAAGTGGACATCCATATAATCggacaagaaaatatttttggtcttaGGTTTAGTCTACATTAATATTGAGTCGGGTAGAGTTCTATCCACAAATGCAGCCAAAATGTAAGTGTCGTAATGGGTGTAAGAGCCGCAACAAATCTCACCAGTTCAACAAGACAAGTTTCAACTTCCAAGACATACAGAAGAAGTGAGTAAATAATAAGAGAATAAATTAAAGCGAAAGTGTTACCTAATTTATGACGCAAGACTGGACCAGAAGTAATTTtaagagaaaagagaaaaaaataatttattaaaacagtGTTTGGTTGTTTCTATATGATGTGAAGACTTTCTAGTTTCCTGGGAGCCTGACAACCTCCGCAGGAAGTTAAGCTGGGCTGGAATTGGAAGCTTACCATGCTCAAGCAGTGTTGTTGGATTATTCTACAATAATAGCCTCTTGGAGCTTGGTGCCATGAAACCATACTACTTTTCCTTTGCAGTAAACCAAGAAAACCCCCTGAAATCTTCGTTCTTCAACTAATAAAAATCGTAAGCGGAGGACAGCAAAAACAAAGCCCAGTATGATTGAATGAGCAAAATTCGCAGGTTCACAAAATCTAGATTCCAAAAATATGCGGAAAAGTACAGAAATAATCATGGTTGTAGCAACAGCTTCAACTTAGCAAAGAAGTAAGCACGACACATAGTACGCAAAAATAtaaacagttttctttttataaaattgtttaCTGAAAAGCAATTTNNNNNNNNNNNNNNNNNNNNNNNNNNNNNNNNNNNNNNNNNNNNNNNNNNNNNNNNNNNNNNNNNNNNNNNNNNNNNNNNNNNNNNNNNNNNNNNNNNNNAGCCTATTTTTatagagaaaacaaatatttatttccagtgttttttgtaatttttccctTAAATGTATATCTGGAAATCCTTAGCAATGAGAGGGGGGAAGCATTGGTGCTTTTTAAAGGTAAGGGAATTTGTATTTCAAATTACAGATACTTTTTGCTACCTAATTGGCTGATTATGAAGTGCTGGCCATCTGATGACGGTCATCTGGTGGTATCTTGCACCAAATAATTTGGTTTGTATCCATTAAAGGGATTCTTATTTCAGTTTTGAGCAATTTTGTCGAGAGAATACTTAGTGTATGACCAGTTGGGAAGTAGTTTCGCCCattgttgaaaacttttttattgttgaaaacactttttaccACAAAATTGTTGATAGATTTATTTTAGGGTTTGATCTTAATGAGAACCTATTTAATGACCATAGAACCATAAACGAAATAAACGaaccataaacacaaaaaaacgcTACGAACTGCCACCGATCACTTACCAGCCACCAAAAAACGACCGAGAGCGAAGTGCCACACGCAAAAAGCAATATCAGCTACAATTTGAACTTGGTCCAGAGATATTTTTCGACCAGTGGCATTATAAATGAAGAGATCACCGTTATATCTATATTGAAATCTTGTTCAATTCTTTCAGACTTGCCTTATTTTGCTGAAACGATTGAGAATATAACAGTTGCTATGGGTCGAGATGCCATTTTCCCTTGTGTTGTCAACAACTTGACCAATTATAAGGTTAGTACTTTCAAGTAATCTTATACTCTTTATACTTAGAGGAGCtagttaagcgccatattagttacgcgccattgtagttgtgtccctgtgtcccacctgtgaatatagatagatatatatatatttttttaactacgtaaaacttgcgaatatacaacattcttggctgtcccattgtctgtgcatataaatagattttcaggtttaccgactcttgaacatgcaacatataattgtccatgggaaaaacaatctgtattcagatctatacctcattattctaatgatggcccttgagctttgttgatggtgattgctaatcaaacattccctgtgtccccgtcgttatttatacatccccctgtgtccccagcgtccctgttgttgttgttttcctgtgtcccagtctgtaatttctctttgagtgtcgcggtcgtcatttatattccctgtgtcccggtgtcccagtcgtcatttttgtcccggtcgtcatttgtgttccggtgtcctggtctgtaatttctctttgagtgtcctggtcgtcatttatattccctgtgtcccggtgtcccagtcgtcatttttgtcccggtcgtcatttgtgttccggtgtcccggtctgtaatttctctttgagtgtcctggtcgtcatttatattccctgtgtcccggtcgtcatttgtgtcccggtgctttgttgatatatatatatatactagctgtcgggttggcgcgaagcgctaccccaacacctagttggcggggcgcttcgcgccccccaagcccccctgcgtgcgtaagtcgttacgcgccatattagttacgtgccattgtagttgtgtccctgtgtcccacctgtgaatagaggtatatatatatatatatatatatatatatatatatatatatatatatatatatatatatatatatatatatatatgtttttaactacgtaaaacatgcgaatatacaacattcttcgctgtcccattgtctatgcatataaatagattatcaggtttactgactcttgaacatgcaacatataattgtccatgggaaaaacaatccgtattcagatctatacctcattattctaatgatgtgtccctgtgtcccggtcgtcatttaaattccctgtgtcccggtcgtcaattgtgtcccggtgtcccagtttgtaatttctctttgagtgtcccggtcgtcatttatattccctgtgtcccggtcgtcatttgtgtcccggtgtcccggtctgtaatttctattcgaacaatctctgtgtcccggtcgtcatttatatatcccgcctgtgcccccggcgtccccgttgtagttgtgtacctgtgtccctatcgtcatttatattccctgtgtcccggtcgtgatttgtgtcccggtgtcccggtatgtaatttcatcagttgacaaacatgacgtcagtcgacaaacaacttcatgacgcatacagctcaatccttaaaataacgtcagtcgacaaacataccgtcagtcgacacacaaacatgacgtcactcgacacacacacacacacagacaacttatttttatatatatagatttatatatatatatatatatatatatatatatatatatatatatatatatatatatatatatatatatatatatatatatatatatatatatatatatatctataaatataaaaataagttgtctgtctgtgtgtctgtctgtcaggtgacgtcatgtttctgtgtcgactgacgtcatgaagttagttgtcgccatttttgctatgacggtgacgtcattaaagatatttaagacatagatgttcacgtagaaatctattaatgtttaagtttaaaatgactgatgaacttacaatggcaaaagccgatgaagatgctcaaagagtctatgccaaaaaacttgctgctgatagagaaagtcagaaaagaaagggtgccgaggaatcaaaagaacagcaaggaaacaggcttgaggctaaagaacgcaaaaccgcgcagttagatgaagatccacctggacagcgagagtcaaaacatatcaaaactgaaaatgatagcgatgatgattgggtttgggattttgacttggataaggtcatcaatgcctaccagattttagttaaaaaaacaaaggttcggcgatatgtatttcatagtgaagctgaaaaataaagaagaaaaagaaaactgaaaaaagaaaaaatgtaaaaagaaaaaacactcaaagagaaattacagaccgggacaaaaatgacgaccgggacagagggaatataaataacgaccgggacactcaaagagaaattacagactgggataccgggacacaaatgacgaccgggacacagggaatataaatgacgaccaggacacaggtatttaagaatatcgttaaaagacaaatttttaattgtaagaagaccgttgaaagagaaatttctaattgtaaaatgacagaagaacctacaatggcaacacccgaggaagctgctcaaaacgaatgtattcaagccgaagtagctgagttggtaaagcgttatgtttcaggttctaggtccgagtggctccaggtttgaaccttggctttagcattaatacaaaagaagaaaaaaactaaaaaaggtaaaaactacaaaaaaatgtttctgtgtcgactgacgtcatgaagttagttgtcgtcatttttgctatgacggtgacgtcattaaagatatttaagacatgtatgttcacgtagaaatctattaatgtttaagtttaaaatgactgatgaacttacaatggcaaaagccgatgaagatgctcaaagagtctaagccaaaaaacttgctgctgatagagaaagtcagaaaagaaagcgtgccgaggaatcaaaagaacagcaaggaaacaggcttgaggctaaagaacgcaaaaccgcgcagttagatgaagatccacctggacagcgagagtcaaaacatatcaaaactgaaaatgatagcgatgatgattgggtttgggattttgacttggataaggtcatcaatgcctaccagattttagttaaaagaacaaaggttcggcgatatgtatttcatagtgaagctgaaaaataaagaagaaaaagaaaactgaaaaaagaaaaaatgtaaaaaactaaaaaaatactaaaaagaaaaaacactcaaagagaaattacagaccgggacacaaatgacgaccgggacagagggaatataaataacgaccgggacactcaaagagaaattacagactgggataccgggacacaaatgacgaccgggacacagggaatataaatgacgaccagggcacaggtatttaagaatatcgttcaaagacaaatttttaattgtaagaagaccgttgaaagagaaatttctaattgtaaaatgactgaagaacctacaatggcaacacccgaggaagctgctcaaaacgaatgtattcaagccgaagtagctgagttggtaaagcgttatgtttcaggttctaggtccgagaggctccaggtttgaaccttggctttagcattaatacaaaagaagaaaaaaactaaaaaaggtaaaaactacaaaaaaactaatatggcgcgtaacgacttacgcgcgtggaggggcttggggggcgcgaagcgccccaccaactaggtgttggggtggcgcttcgcgccaccccaacagctagtatatatacatatatatatatatatatatataattatatatatatatatatatatatatatatatatatatatatatatatacatattatatataataattctaagcattataatatataaaggTTGATGAATGGATACATTTTAAACTAATaaatccaaatatatatatatatatatatatatatatatatatatatatatatatatatatttatatatatatatatatatatatatatatatatatatatatatatatatatatatatatatatatatatatatatatatatatatatatatatatatatatatatatatatatatatatttggatttATTAGTTTAAAATGTATCCATTCATCAAcctttatatattataatgcTTAGAATTATTATTGGAGAAAGACCAAATTTCCTCAAAAAGTAGGAAGATATTCCTTTTTTGACgatttttggtaaatttctagcttattttaaaatctttaaaatacgcttcgaatatcaaaataaaattcggTGGATAGACAAAGCTGAATCTCAGCTATGGAATGATAGAAAAATGTCGTCTTACCAACTTATTTTCGAAATTTGTCTTACGGATACAaacattttgacttttgaagAGATGATTATGTATTACCTTCCTGCGTCGATCATCTAAATAattaagtttttcatttaaacGTGCGTTACGCGTTTACAAATCATCACTTGCAATGGACTATTGTCTTAAACCATATCAATCTTTGTAGGTGGCCTGGCTCAAAGAAGAGACTCATTCTTTGCTCTCAATTCACGACAAACTTATAACTAGAAATTATAGAATTTCCTTGAGTGAAGCAATGGATAAACGCTGGACATTACGTATATCATCAGTACAGGAATCAGACACGGGATGGTACATGTGCCAAATCAACACCGTTCCTATGCTTTCTCAGAAAGCTTATCTCCATGTTGTTGGTAAGTGTAAAAGATATGGttctcttttgacttttaaagcTTTCCGGTACAGTTAGACTTGGGCTACCCAGACGCTCGAACAAAAATCGAACAGAAACTTACCGCGACTCGCTTCATGAATGAAATGATATTACGTTACAGGGGTTAAGCTATTACCCGAATCTCCT is a window from the Artemia franciscana unplaced genomic scaffold, ASM3288406v1 PGA_scaffold_125, whole genome shotgun sequence genome containing:
- the LOC136041283 gene encoding zwei Ig domain protein zig-8-like, which translates into the protein SRHYQKGIHQSLQRFDDYGSAHRVNDFSGNQIRVYQRYNAVHVTTSRNTRQVFQELLRNDLPYFAETIENITVAMGRDAIFPCVVNNLTNYKVAWLKEETHSLLSIHDKLITRNYRISLSEAMDKRWTLRISSVQESDTGWYMCQINTVPMLSQKAYLHVVGKCKRYGSLLTFKAFR